Proteins from one Bos taurus isolate L1 Dominette 01449 registration number 42190680 breed Hereford chromosome 7, ARS-UCD2.0, whole genome shotgun sequence genomic window:
- the OR7A112 gene encoding olfactory receptor 7A17 — MPICVNITHVIFIFPGSHLHHMKPGNNTHFSEFFLLGFSEDPKLQPLIYGLFLSMYLIAVFGNLLIILVTISDSHLHTPMYFFLSNLSFVDICLTSTTIPKMLHNIENQSKVITYEGCIVQVYFYIFLAGVDDFLLTVMAYDRFVAICHPLHYTVIMNPRLCGLLVLVPWVVSAVHSLLQSLMALQLTFCTKVEIPQFFCELNQMLQLACSNTFLNDTVMYLASVLLAGGPFAGILYSYSKIVSSIQRILSTQGKFKAFSTCASHLSVVLLFYSTSLGVYLSSAATHSSHSSATASVMFTVVTPMLNPFIYSLRNKDIKRALKRVCGIVAIKRPIVLGQMKCP, encoded by the coding sequence ATGCCAATTTGTGTGAACATTActcatgttattttcatttttcctggtAGTCACCTCCACCACATGAAACCAGGTAACAATACACACTTTTCGGAATTTTTTCTTCTGGGATTCTCAGAAGATCCAAAATTGCAGCCCCTCATCTATGGGCTTTTCCTCTCCATGTACCTGATCGCTGTGTTTGGaaacctgctcatcatcctggTCACCATCTCTGACTCCCACcttcacacccccatgtacttcttcctctccaacttgtcctttgtagacatctgcctcacctccaccaccatcccaaagATGCTGCACAATATTGAGAACCAAAGCAAAGTCATAACCTATGAAGGCTGCATCGTCCAGGTGTATTTTTACATATTCCTTGCAGGAGTAGATGACTTCCTCCTGACAGTGATGGCCTACGACCGCTTTGTGGCCATATGCCACCCCCTGCACTACACAGTCATCATGAACCCTCGGCTCTGTGGACTGCTGGTATTGGTGCCCTGGGTGGTGAGTGCTGTGCATTCCTTGTTACAAAGTTTAATGGCTTTGCAGCTAACCTTCTGTACAAAGGTGGAAATTCCCCAATTTTTTTGTGAACTCAATCAGATGCTCCAACTTGCCTGTTCTAACACCTTTCTTAATGACACAGTGATGTATTTGGCATCAGTGCTACTAGCTGGTGGGCCGTTTGCTGGTATCCTTTACTCTTACTCTAAGATAGTCTCTTCCATACAAAGAATCTTATCAACTCAGGGAAAGTTTAAAGCATTTTCCACTTGTGCATCTCATCTCTCAGTTGTCTTACTATTTTATTCTACAAGCCTGGGGGTGTACCTTAGCTCTGCTGCTACACACAGCTCACACTCAAGTGCAACAGCCTCCGTGATGTTCACTgtggtcacacccatgctgaacccATTCATCTACAGTCTGAGGAACAAAGACATAAAGAGGGCTCTGAAGAGAGTCTGTGGAATAGTAGCTATAAAAAGGCCAATTGTCCTGGGGCAGATGAAGTGCCCTTGA